The following coding sequences are from one Dermacentor andersoni chromosome 5, qqDerAnde1_hic_scaffold, whole genome shotgun sequence window:
- the LOC126531146 gene encoding transcription initiation factor TFIID subunit 4-like, producing the protein MNPPKSTQPGTRLLAPRMVVGGAVRQPRNIQPLLARPAPMRAGIVQPSAVALQTGVMPGAVVFKTEDGQLQVVNVHPSSVQPVSPGLIGSRAQFRVPAPPGPAPVQQPQRLVQQIPARYTAAAVNIRNRPPGGALTSPGIVCVSQEPVMTPPQPLGVKIVPAPTVSAVTQQLAIQTGPMAVGGHDLAGGAPQMSPDTAKKKCRNFFSTLIRLASDQPENTAANVKRLIQGLIDDTMQPEEFTTKLERELSSNPQPCLIPFLRKSLPLLRHAMLTNELSIEGIRPPPRSALCMPPPSPPIARSLQKTAAARTVLPRTAAAQLQMIPQRALAAAQMAGPVDLQGLLAQQQRLTASVCPAPGGGVTPGGGKSLLLARPPNFAAALPPTAGGVLPFKVPAPMSTASQPKGSLCASTGSISGGGGANTAKEKRSAGPALIDEDINDVATMGGVNVAEECRTILSTGTGDDGAEVQARSCKDENFLFTAALHKRISALAALHGIDEVSDDVVALVSHATQERLKTFIEKLSVIAEHRQENARADPHYEVTQDVRQQLRFLDELERAEKRRHEEEEREMLLRAARSRMRAEDPEHLKLRQRARDLQRAEMEEARQREANMTALLAIGNRKRPMPVAAPGAVPGQQPTSYYAQVRRPRLKKVSPRDVLFLMEQERNKFHREFIYKAYMKY; encoded by the coding sequence ATGAATCCCCCCAAGTCTACGCAGCCTGGAACAAGACTCCTTGCGCCCAGGATGGTTGTGGGCGGCGCAGTGCGACAACCACGTAACATCCAGCCTCTCCTAGCCAGACCAGCACCGATGCGTGCCGGCATCGTTCAGCCAAGCGCCGTTGCTTTACAGACGGGTGTCATGCCCGGCGCAGTCGTGTTCAAGACTGAGGACGGTCAGCTTCAAGTCGTTAACGTGCATCCCAGCAGCGTTCAACCAGTATCACCCGGCCTAATTGGAAGCCGAGCACAATTTCGGGTGCCTGCCCCACCAGGCCCCGCACCGGTACAGCAGCCGCAGCGGCTGGTGCAGCAGATACCGGCCAGGTACACGGCTGCAGCCGTGAACATCAGGAATAGGCCTCCCGGCGGGGCACTCACATCACCAGGCATCGTCTGCGTCTCGCAGGAGCCAGTCATGACACCGCCTCAGCCCTTGGGCGTCAAAATAGTGCCCGCCCCCACCGTTTCCGCCGTCACCCAACAGCTGGCCATACAGACGGGCCCCATGGCGGTCGGCGGTCATGACCTTGCCGGCGGCGCACCCCAAATGTCCCCGGACACGGCCAAGAAAAAATGTAGAAACTTTTTCTCGACGCTCATTCGCCTCGCCAGCGACCAGCCTGAGAACACGGCCGCGAACGTCAAGCGCCTGATACAGGGACTCATAGACGACACTATGCAACCCGAAGAGTTCACTACCAAGTTAGAGAGAGAGCTCAGCTCTAACCCACAACCGTGTCTGATTCCCTTTTTACGCAAGAGTCTTCCTTTACTGAGGCACGCAATGCTCACCAATGAACTCTCCATCGAAGGCATTCGTCCTCCACCGCGCAGCGCCCTCTGCATGCCGCCGCCTTCCCCTCCTATCGCGCGTAGTCTGCAGAAGACCGCCGCAGCCAGGACGGTGTTGCCGCGTACCGCAGCCGCGCAGCTTCAAATGATCCCTCAGAGGGCTCTAGCCGCCGCTCAGATGGCCGGTCCCGTCGACCTGCAGGGCCTGCTCGCCCAGCAACAAAGGCTCACGGCATCCGTCTGTCCAGCGCCCGGCGGCGGCGTCACACCAGGAGGCGGCAAGAGTCTGCTACTGGCCAGGCCTCCCAACTTCGCCGCCGCTCTTCCGCCTACCGCTGGCGGCGTCTTACCTTTCAAGGTGCCGGCTCCCATGTCGACAGCATCGCAGCCGAAGGGTTCTCTCTGCGCATCGACCGGAAGCATTAGCGGCGGCGGAGGGGCAAACACAGCCAAAGAAAAGCGATCCGCAGGACCAGCGCTGATTGACGAGGACATCAATGACGTCGCCACCATGGGAGGAGTCAACGTGGCCGAGGAGTGCCGGACAATTCTCTCCACTGGCACTGGTGACGACGGCGCTGAGGTGCAAGCTCGCTCTTGCAAGGACGAAAACTTCCTCTTCACCGCCGCGCTGCACAAAAGGATCAGTGCACTGGCCGCACTCCACGGCATCGACGAGGTGTCGGATGACGTCGTTGCCCTTGTGTCCCACGCGACCCAAGAGCGCCTGAAGACGTTCATCGAGAAGCTTAGCGTGATCGCCGAGCACCGGCAGGAGAACGCGCGTGCCGATCCGCACTACGAGGTCACGCAGGACGTCCGCCAGCAGCTGCGCTTTCTGGATGAACTGGAGCGGGCTGAGAAGCGGCGGCATGAGGAAGAGGAGCGCGAAATGCTGCTCAGGGCGGCGCGGAGCCGAATGAGGGCCGAAGACCCCGAACACCTGAAGCTGAGGCAGCGAGCTCGAGACTTGCAGAGGGCCGAGATGGAAGAGGCGAGGCAGCGCGAGGCGAACATGACAGCGCTTCTGGCCATCGGAAACCGCAAGCGCCCCATGCCTGTCGCGGCACCGGGAGCAGTGCCGGGGCAGCAGCCAACCTCTTACTATGCTCAAGTGCGCAGGCCCCGGCTGAAGAAGGTCAGCCCGCGAGACGTGCTGTTCCTTATGGAGCAAGAACGAAACAAGTTCCACCGCGAGTTCATCTACAAAGCGTACATGAAGTACTGA